The Dendropsophus ebraccatus isolate aDenEbr1 chromosome 3, aDenEbr1.pat, whole genome shotgun sequence genome includes a region encoding these proteins:
- the LOC138786907 gene encoding golgin subfamily A member 6-like protein 25 isoform X5: protein MDFEDLTEEEIGISLQMQLLSDERHKDHCDFLLDTLDEQLDQLQSQPSFKTSLRNPDTTRDTIGKNNLMEDLTPVDASWTEENTTSSVYKHVAGVPVKSFDAVTVDSDLDSVTTERVRDHIRKALSNSRGDASHKARRFTRSKSSSGRYSDFSKVSTDDEEDFDRSLIKGELKENGSKRWISSPPKYAESPQKSYAKGFPSDILRSPEQTPSRRFTEKLTKEQGILEETMAKLCRDVACEEERLSQRRSQYREAEQLLNEILQQKKEAYHELQSLRHMLEGTQKEAVKIESRVRESQITEEDVRRELVILEYKRSEYMKELQELELELESIRQQCSSTHSSQVAGFQYEISSLKTERDELKARLRHLEGSLTFMERQELERQLNNAKSELFSEQRSSRAKIEKLQESLEECQSKLGESRAHCDEKQEKNRQLKSQLRELEKKYETQIQTQAEEANEQKDMYMQQISELSGQAKEQSTRIASLEKILSEKELELLKLRDIISSVRAEKEAEMVAAEVLKEEHSKRLEELQLQHQQDRDLHISKLREELQSQKQKEIQQFAENMEQLKVKALQDQAENHKKEMDKVVNSLENKDKDIEKLKETLKSQKESMKKLAAELKQEAREMVHNTLIREQKKWESEKRDALQIQRHTLEEEKLREMADLREALEREHRTSMTLEKKCADLQNVIQEHEIHQRSLQREKQEALDELRAILKEEKQEEMRRLEQELEQEKERDIERLKQRLQQMEEEQHELRAEKNESIFREREAMAQAERAERALAREINAACERMQRTPGRPKGQSPSRSRHGSPTRPSASQALKALHEVSEETNQVIHELQQEVEAQKRTVLHLQREKEREFQQLKEQLQLEKEKALEGLKERLIQEHIEEITNLQRDQLRESNGGEKQSLRQQLREKDNELRAIQRNMAKWKDDTATKLATKFEEELNAELENFAFK, encoded by the exons GAAAGAATAATCTAATGGAAGATCTGACACCTGTGGACGCCTCATGGACAGAAGAGAACACGACTTCTTCAGTATACAAGCATGTGGCTG gTGTTCCTGTGAAGAGTTTTGATGCTGTGACCGTTGACAGTGATCTGGACTCTGTGACAACCGAAAGAGTCCGGGATCACATCCGTAAAGCTCTGAGCAACAGCCGAGGAG ACGCCAGTCACAAGGCTAGAAGGTTTACACGCAGTAAGAGCAGCTCAGGACG atattCTGATTTTAGTAAAGTTTCCACTGATGATGAGGAAGACTTTGATAGATCACTTATAAAAGGAGAATTGAAGGAGAACGGTTCTAAGCGGTGGATCTCCAGCCCTCCAAAATATGCagagtccccccaaaaaagttatgcAAAGGGGTTTCCCAGTGACATTCTG CGCTCCCCTGAGCAAACACCGAGCAGGAGATTCACCGAGAAACTTACAAAGGAACAGGGGATACTGGAGGAAACTATGGCCAAACTCTGCAGG GATGTGGCATGTGAAGAAGAACGCTTGTCACAGAGGAGATCGCAGTACCGGGAGGCCGAGCAGCTCCTCAATGAGATCCTGCAGCAGAAAAAG GAGGCTTACCACGAGCTGCAGTCCCTGCGTCACATGCTAGAAGGTACCCAGAAAGAAGCGGTGAAGATAGAGTCACGTGTGAGGGAGAGCCAGATCACCGAGGAGGACGTCAG GCGTGAACTAGTGATCCTGGAGTACAAGCGCAGCGAGTACATGAAGGAACTGCAGGAACTAGAGCTGGAACTGGAGTCTATACGACAGCAATGCTCCAGTACTCACAGCAGCCAAGTGGCCGGCTTCCAGTACGAG ATCTCCTCTTTGAAAACCGAGAGAGACGAGTTGAAGGCGCGGCTGCGACATCTGGAGGGAAGCCTGACGTTCATGGAAAGACAGGAACTGGAACGTCAGCTGAACAACGCAAAGTCTGAGCTGTTCTCAGAGCAGCGATCGTCCAGAGCGAAGATTGAGAAGTTACAGGAG AGCCTGGAGGAGTGTCAGAGCAAGCTGGGAGAATCCCGGGCGCATTGCGatgagaagcaggagaagaacaGGCAGCTTAAGTCTCAGCTTCGGGAGCTTGAGAAGAAGTACGAGACCCAAATCCAG ACGCAGGCAGAAGAAGCCAATGAGCAGAAAGACATGTACATGCAGCAGATAAGTGAGCTGAGTGGCCAGGCCAAGGAGCAGAGCACAAGGATTGCTTCCCTGGAGAAGATCCTGTCTGAGAAGGAACTAGAGCTGCTGAAGCTGAGGGACATTATTTCATCAGTGAGAGCTGAGAAGGAAGCTGAGATGGTGGCCGCGGAGGTCCTGAAAGAAGAACACAGTAAGCGACTGGAGGAACTTCAACTCCAGCATCAGCAAGACAGG GATCTCCATATCTCAAAACTAAGGGAAGAATTGCAGAGCCAAAAGCAAAAGGAAATTCAGCAG TTTGCAGAAAATATGGAACAACTGAAGGTGAAAGCTCTGCAGGATCAGGCCGAAAACCATAAAAAAGAAATGGATAAAGTAGTAAATTCGCTAGAG AATAAAGATAAAGATATTGAAAAACTGAAGGAGACTCTGAAGTCGCAGAAGGAATCAATGAAGAAACTGGCTGCAGAGCTGAAACAGGAAGCCAGAGAAATG GTGCACAATACATTGATAAGAGAGCAGAAAAAGTGGGAAAGTGAAAAAAGAGACGCCCTCCAAATACAAAGGCACACACTGGAGGAAGAGAAGCTCCGGGAAATGGCGGACCTGCGAGAAGCATTGGAAAGAGAGCACAGGACATCTATGACCTTGGAGAAGAAATGTGCCGACCTCCAAAAT GTGATTCAGGAACATGAGATTCACCAGCGTTCTCTGCAGCGCGAGAAGCAAGAAGCTTTAGATGAACTCCGCGCTATCCTGAAAGAAGAGAAGCAAGAGGAGATGAGGAGACTCGAACAAGAGCTTGAACAG GAAAAAGAGCGGGATATTGAGCGTCTGAAGCAGCGGCTGCAGCaaatggaggaggagcagcatgAGCTCCGGGCTGAAAAGAATGAATCCATTTTCAGAGAGCGAGAAGCAATGGCCCAGGCTGAGCGAGCGGAGAGAGCCCTCGCCAGGGAGATCAATGCAGCCTGTGAACGCATGCAGCGCACCCCAGGGAGACCCAAAGGACAAAGTCCATCGCGGAGCAGACACGG GAGTCCGACTCGCCCCTCCGCCAGCCAAGCATTGAAAGCGCTGCATGAAGTAAGTGAAGAGACCAACCAGGTCATTCATGAATTACAACAAGAAGTAGAAGCACAAAAGCGCACGGTGCTGCACCTACAAAGAGAGAAG GAACGTGAATTTCAGCAATTAAAAGAGCAGCTGCAGCTGGAGAAGGAGAAAGCTCTGGAAGGGCTGAAAGAAAGACTCATACAG GAACACATAGAGGAAATCACCAACCTGCAGCGGGACCAGCTGAGAGAATctaatgggggagagaagcaatcCCTGCGGCAGCAGCTGAGAGAGAAGGACAACGAGCTGAGAGCCATCCAGAGGAACATGGCCAAATGGAAGGACGACACCGCCACCAAACTCGCCACAAAGTTCGAAGAGGAACTTAATGCAGAGCTTGAAAA TTTTGCATTTAAGTAG